A window of the Pecten maximus chromosome 19, xPecMax1.1, whole genome shotgun sequence genome harbors these coding sequences:
- the LOC117318200 gene encoding polyenoic fatty acid isomerase-like isoform X1, with protein sequence MMSPRVSCTCVLVVHFIVVISGLQPDDGTSLTIEHSKRQRKACAPIPFPKIKGPRSKHDKIAIIGAGPSGIHMAYRLKEEGYTSVTVFETNDYIGGKSKTLQHRGLPHDMGTAYTQPDYTEIYNLITKFNAGTLLPMPEPDVWVSEDSPVFISLLENSIRILQNLRPNVTTSVGTGIILQNVMDYVALHQKMFGIYKGVMPRPCPAVLSQVNMTFGEFLRINNLEGLRGILLAAQTIQGYGKVDEISALYGLIWTTPRFLIEVMKPVAPRDTVVKILSKGFQFLWEEVARQSNLKVKLSSPVKKVSRLKNGRGFYVKYRHGRRLRCEKFDFLITSPMMKSMSDVIRFEPEVHELFKKSFNYFYSATLADTDFGLRKGEHPREHFVFNLNKNDASVWGSRDSYSSLNFLVGENYTVPNPGGQQIKTSVYYQLTKQKPKLKTLTRKLKYHVSNVEKSGNLTIIDRIRWPFFPRYSVSDMASGILWDIFDMQGKHNMWYIGSSVSFESVMSVVEYNNLLLKQFCGTKNKYKT encoded by the exons ATGATGAGTCCACGGGTATCGTGTACATGTGTCCTGGTGGTACACTTT ATTGTGGTTATAAGCGGACTACAGCCAGATGACGGTACCTCACTGACTATAG AACACTCCAAGAGGCAAAGAAAGGCATGCGCACCAATACCGTTCCCGAAGATCAAAGGGCCCAGATCCAAGCATGATAAAATAGCCATCATAGGGGCTGGTCCTTCAGGAATCCACATGGCGTACAGACTTAAG GAGGAAGGTTATACCAGTGTGACAGTGTTCGAGACAAATGACTATATTGGTGGGAAGTCTAAAACCCTCCAACACCGAGGATTACCACACGACATGGGAACAGCGTACACGCAGCCTGATTACACGGAGATTTATAACCTGATCACAAAGTTTAACGCCGGAACTTTACTACCTATGCCCGAACCGGACGTATGGGTCAGCGAAGATTCCCCAG TTTTTATATCACTCCTCGAAAATAGCATCCGGATACTTCAGAATCTTCGTCCGAATGTTACAACTTCAGTGGGAACAggtattattttacaaaacgtCATGGACTATGTAGCATTGCACCAGAAAATGTTTGGGATATACAAGGGAGTTATGCCTAGACCGTGTCCTGCAGTCTTATCACAAGTTAATATGACATTTGGAGAATTTCTTAGGATCAATAATCTGGAAGGACTAAGAGGAATACTTTTAGCAGCACAGACAATTCAAGGATACGGAAAAGTTGATGAAATATCAGCATTGTACGGCTTGATATGGACGACACCGCGGTTCCTCATTGAGGTTATGAAGCCAGTGGCACCACGAGATACTGTAGTTAAAATCTTAAGTAAAGGGTTTCAGTTTCTTTGGGAGGAAGTAGCAAGACAAAGCAATCTTAAGGTAAAGTTATCAAGTCCGGTCAAAAAAGTATCTCGTTTAAAAAATGGTAGAGGATTTTATGTAAAGTACAGACATGGTCGTAGATTACGTTGTGAAAAATTCGATTTTCTTATAACCAGCCCGATGATGAAATCCATGTCTgatgtgatcaggtttgaacCCGAAGTTCATGAACTGTTCAAGAAATCGTTCAACTACTTCTACAGCGCTACCTTGGCGGATACTGACTTTGGATTAAGAAAGGGTGAACATCCTCGAGAACATTTCGTCTTTAATCTTAACAAAAACGATGCCTCTGTCTGGGGGAGCAGAGATTCCTACAGTTCGTTGAATTTCCTTGTAGGAGAAAACTACACAGTGCCAAACCCAGGAGGACAACAAATCAAGACGTCCGTCTACTAtcaattaacaaaacaaaaaccaaaattgAAAACGCTCACCCGCAAGTTGAAGTATCATGTTTCGAACGTAGAAAAATCCGGTAATTTGACAATAATAGATAGAATCAGATGGCCATTCTTTCCTAGATATTCCGTTTCTGACATGGCATCAGGGATATTATGGGATATATTTGACATGCAGGGCAAACACAATATGTGGTATATCGGATCCTCTGTCAGTTTCGAGTCCGTTATGAGTGTAGTCGAATACAACAACTTACTGCTGAAGCAATTCTGTGGTACCaagaacaaatataaaacatag
- the LOC117318200 gene encoding uncharacterized protein LOC117318200 isoform X2: MAYRLKEEGYTSVTVFETNDYIGGKSKTLQHRGLPHDMGTAYTQPDYTEIYNLITKFNAGTLLPMPEPDVWVSEDSPVFISLLENSIRILQNLRPNVTTSVGTGIILQNVMDYVALHQKMFGIYKGVMPRPCPAVLSQVNMTFGEFLRINNLEGLRGILLAAQTIQGYGKVDEISALYGLIWTTPRFLIEVMKPVAPRDTVVKILSKGFQFLWEEVARQSNLKVKLSSPVKKVSRLKNGRGFYVKYRHGRRLRCEKFDFLITSPMMKSMSDVIRFEPEVHELFKKSFNYFYSATLADTDFGLRKGEHPREHFVFNLNKNDASVWGSRDSYSSLNFLVGENYTVPNPGGQQIKTSVYYQLTKQKPKLKTLTRKLKYHVSNVEKSGNLTIIDRIRWPFFPRYSVSDMASGILWDIFDMQGKHNMWYIGSSVSFESVMSVVEYNNLLLKQFCGTKNKYKT, from the exons ATGGCGTACAGACTTAAG GAGGAAGGTTATACCAGTGTGACAGTGTTCGAGACAAATGACTATATTGGTGGGAAGTCTAAAACCCTCCAACACCGAGGATTACCACACGACATGGGAACAGCGTACACGCAGCCTGATTACACGGAGATTTATAACCTGATCACAAAGTTTAACGCCGGAACTTTACTACCTATGCCCGAACCGGACGTATGGGTCAGCGAAGATTCCCCAG TTTTTATATCACTCCTCGAAAATAGCATCCGGATACTTCAGAATCTTCGTCCGAATGTTACAACTTCAGTGGGAACAggtattattttacaaaacgtCATGGACTATGTAGCATTGCACCAGAAAATGTTTGGGATATACAAGGGAGTTATGCCTAGACCGTGTCCTGCAGTCTTATCACAAGTTAATATGACATTTGGAGAATTTCTTAGGATCAATAATCTGGAAGGACTAAGAGGAATACTTTTAGCAGCACAGACAATTCAAGGATACGGAAAAGTTGATGAAATATCAGCATTGTACGGCTTGATATGGACGACACCGCGGTTCCTCATTGAGGTTATGAAGCCAGTGGCACCACGAGATACTGTAGTTAAAATCTTAAGTAAAGGGTTTCAGTTTCTTTGGGAGGAAGTAGCAAGACAAAGCAATCTTAAGGTAAAGTTATCAAGTCCGGTCAAAAAAGTATCTCGTTTAAAAAATGGTAGAGGATTTTATGTAAAGTACAGACATGGTCGTAGATTACGTTGTGAAAAATTCGATTTTCTTATAACCAGCCCGATGATGAAATCCATGTCTgatgtgatcaggtttgaacCCGAAGTTCATGAACTGTTCAAGAAATCGTTCAACTACTTCTACAGCGCTACCTTGGCGGATACTGACTTTGGATTAAGAAAGGGTGAACATCCTCGAGAACATTTCGTCTTTAATCTTAACAAAAACGATGCCTCTGTCTGGGGGAGCAGAGATTCCTACAGTTCGTTGAATTTCCTTGTAGGAGAAAACTACACAGTGCCAAACCCAGGAGGACAACAAATCAAGACGTCCGTCTACTAtcaattaacaaaacaaaaaccaaaattgAAAACGCTCACCCGCAAGTTGAAGTATCATGTTTCGAACGTAGAAAAATCCGGTAATTTGACAATAATAGATAGAATCAGATGGCCATTCTTTCCTAGATATTCCGTTTCTGACATGGCATCAGGGATATTATGGGATATATTTGACATGCAGGGCAAACACAATATGTGGTATATCGGATCCTCTGTCAGTTTCGAGTCCGTTATGAGTGTAGTCGAATACAACAACTTACTGCTGAAGCAATTCTGTGGTACCaagaacaaatataaaacatag
- the LOC117318034 gene encoding polyenoic fatty acid isomerase-like gives MMSPRVSCTCVLVVHLIVVITGLLIADGTALTIEHSKKQRKACAPTPFPKIKGPRSKHDKIAIIGAGPSGIHMAYRLKEEGYTSVTVFEKNDYIGGKSKTLQHRGVPHEMGTVYTQPEYTEIYNLITKFNAGNLLPMPEPDVWVNENSPVFLSSLENSIRILQNLRPNVTTSVGTGIILQNIIDYVTLHQKMFGIYKGVMPRPCPAVLSQVNMTFGEFLRINNLDGLRGILLSSQTIQGYGKVDEISALYGMIWTTPYFLSEIVKPVAPRDRVVKILSKGFQFLWEEIARQSKLKVKLSSSVKKVSRLKQGRGFYVKYRHGRRLRCEKFDFLITSPMMKSMSDVIRFEPEVHELFKKSFNYYYTTTFGGY, from the exons ATGATGAGTCCACGGGTATCGTGTACATGTGTCCTGGTGGTACACCTT ATTGTAGTTATAACCGGACTACTGATAGCTGACGGTACCGCACTGACTATAG AACACTCCAAGAAGCAAAGAAAGGCATGCGCACCAACACCGTTCCCGAAGATCAAAGGGCCCAGATCCAAGCACGATAAAATAGCCATCATAGGGGCTGGTCCTTCAGGAATCCACATGGCGTACAGACTTAAG GAGGAAGGTTATACCAGTGTGACAGTGTTCGAGAAAAATGACTATATTGGTGGGAAGTCTAAAACCCTCCAACACCGAGGAGTACCACACGAGATGGGGACAGTGTACACACAGCCTGAGTACACGGAGATTTATAACCTGATCACAAAGTTTAACGCCGGAAATTTACTACCTATGCCCGAACCGGACGTATGGGTCAACGAAAATTCTCCAG TTTTTCTATCAAGCCTCGAAAACAGTATCCGGATACTTCAGAATCTTCGTCCGAATGTTACAACTTCAGTGGGAACAggtattattttacaaaacatcATAGACTATGTAACATTGCACCAGAAAATGTTTGGGATATACAAGGGAGTTATGCCTAGACCGTGTCCTGCAGTCTTATCACAAGTTAATATGACATTTGGAGAATTTCTTAGGATCAATAATCTGGACGGACTAAGAGGAATACTTTTGTCCTCTCAGACAATTCAAGGATACGGAAAAGTTGATGAAATATCAGCATTGTACGGCATGATATGGACGACACCGTATTTCCTTTCTGAGATAGTAAAACCAGTGGCACCGCGAGACCGTGTTGTTAAAATCTTAAGTAAAGGGTTTCAGTTTCTTTGGGAGGAAATAGCAAGACAAAGCAAACTTAAGGTGAAGTTATCAAGTTCGGTCAAAAAAGTATCTCGTTTAAAACAGGGTAGAGGATTTTATGTAAAGTACAGACATGGTCGTAGATTACGTTGTGAAAAATTCGATTTTCTTATAACCAGCCCGATGATGAAATCCATGTCTgatgtgatcaggtttgaacCCGAAGTTCATGAACTGTTCAAGAAATCGTTcaactactactacactactaccTTTGGCGGATACTGA